The following coding sequences are from one Streptomyces sp. NBC_01485 window:
- a CDS encoding ferredoxin, translated as MKVVLDQDRCVGSGQCALFAPDVFEQRLEDGIAEVLQDRPGPALEEDVDTAIERCPSQAIERTDG; from the coding sequence ATGAAAGTCGTGCTCGACCAGGACAGATGTGTCGGCTCCGGTCAGTGCGCGCTGTTCGCGCCCGATGTCTTCGAGCAGCGTCTGGAGGACGGGATCGCCGAAGTGCTCCAGGACAGGCCCGGGCCCGCGCTGGAGGAGGACGTGGACACGGCCATCGAGCGCTGCCCGTCGCAGGCCATCGAGCGCACGGACGGCTGA
- a CDS encoding cytochrome P450, which translates to MAISADQEQEQAELAVFIWRMSMLGDPYAQILLRQVNPYRFFEKARELGPIHRSKVGPWVTPDYQVARGILRDTRFGTRDTRGERTIAQFTSVDDSFLKLDPPDHTRLRRLVTPYFGARRFNADRPRIARKCHDLLDAALERAGETGEFDVVTDYARPLMSELVCDVFGVQGDFRERFTLCSARTGRVFEGYSSPEQYQELEEAVADLQALLWELVEIRARQPGPDVVSGLLRAQQDDGLTMEEVVGVCGLLSIAGTESTSHLIGNAVLALLENREQWDLLRADPELTPRAVEETLRYDPPNHLISRVAREDVVLAGQRIAADDTVVIMTGGANRDPQVYPEPQRFDMLREDPAEPLTFSAGVHFCLGAALARTAADTALRVLAERLPELRQAGPVSRRRSSSVRGLEHLPVAVR; encoded by the coding sequence ATGGCGATCTCGGCGGATCAGGAACAAGAGCAGGCGGAACTCGCCGTTTTCATCTGGCGGATGAGCATGCTCGGTGATCCCTACGCCCAAATACTGCTGCGCCAGGTCAACCCGTACCGCTTCTTCGAGAAGGCACGTGAACTGGGGCCGATCCACCGCAGCAAGGTCGGACCGTGGGTGACGCCCGACTACCAGGTGGCGCGCGGCATTCTGCGCGACACCCGGTTCGGCACCCGTGACACACGGGGCGAGCGGACCATCGCGCAGTTCACCTCGGTGGACGACTCGTTCCTCAAGCTCGACCCGCCGGACCACACCCGGCTGCGCCGCCTGGTGACGCCGTACTTCGGCGCCCGGCGCTTCAACGCCGACCGGCCGAGGATCGCGCGGAAGTGCCACGACCTGCTGGACGCGGCCCTCGAACGGGCCGGTGAGACCGGCGAGTTCGATGTGGTGACGGACTACGCGCGGCCCCTGATGAGCGAGCTGGTCTGCGACGTGTTCGGCGTGCAGGGCGATTTCCGGGAGCGGTTCACCCTGTGCAGCGCGCGTACCGGCCGGGTCTTCGAGGGCTACTCCTCGCCGGAGCAGTACCAGGAGCTGGAGGAGGCCGTCGCCGACCTCCAGGCGCTGCTGTGGGAGCTGGTCGAGATCCGGGCGCGGCAACCGGGGCCCGACGTGGTCAGCGGGCTGCTGCGGGCGCAGCAGGACGACGGCCTCACGATGGAGGAGGTGGTCGGGGTGTGCGGGCTGCTGTCCATCGCGGGCACCGAGTCCACCTCCCACCTGATCGGCAACGCCGTGCTGGCGCTGCTGGAGAACCGCGAGCAGTGGGACCTGCTGCGCGCCGACCCGGAGCTGACGCCCCGGGCGGTGGAGGAGACACTGCGCTACGACCCGCCGAACCACCTCATCAGCCGGGTGGCACGCGAGGACGTCGTCCTGGCCGGACAGCGGATCGCGGCCGACGACACGGTCGTCATCATGACCGGGGGCGCCAACCGCGACCCCCAGGTCTACCCGGAGCCCCAGCGCTTCGACATGCTGCGGGAGGACCCGGCCGAGCCGCTGACGTTCTCGGCAGGCGTCCACTTCTGCCTGGGCGCCGCCCTGGCCCGTACCGCCGCCGACACGGCTCTGCGAGTGCTGGCCGAGCGGCTGCCGGAGCTGCGCCAGGCGGGTCCGGTCAGCCGCCGCAGGTCGTCCTCGGTACGCGGCCTGGAACACCTGCCGGTCGCGGTCCGCTGA
- a CDS encoding ABC transporter ATP-binding protein: MDDDQPAMQLTGLFKQFGDHVAVDHIDLTVPRGSFFGLVGPNGAGKTTSLSMAVGLLRPDGGTVRIFGHDVWSDPVAAKSLIGVLPDGMALPDRLTGREVLTYLGLLRGMSRETVAARVQELLEVLELDSAESTMVVDYSTGMRKKITLATALLHGPRLLILDEPFEAVDPVSAATIRTILQRFVAGGGSVIFSSHVMAVVERLCDHVAVIAKGRVEAAGSVDEVRGGRSLDEAFVHIVGAHTGGGEGLSWLAS, translated from the coding sequence ATGGACGACGACCAGCCCGCGATGCAACTGACCGGTCTTTTCAAGCAGTTCGGTGATCATGTTGCGGTGGATCACATTGATCTGACGGTTCCGCGTGGTTCGTTCTTCGGTTTGGTGGGTCCGAACGGTGCGGGGAAGACGACGTCGTTGTCGATGGCTGTCGGGTTGTTGCGTCCTGATGGTGGGACGGTGCGGATTTTCGGTCACGATGTGTGGAGTGATCCGGTCGCGGCGAAGTCGTTGATCGGTGTGCTTCCTGACGGTATGGCGTTGCCGGACCGGTTGACGGGGCGTGAGGTGCTGACGTATCTGGGGTTGTTGCGTGGTATGTCGCGTGAGACGGTCGCGGCGCGTGTCCAGGAGTTGCTGGAGGTGCTGGAGCTGGATTCGGCGGAGTCGACGATGGTGGTGGACTACTCGACGGGTATGCGGAAGAAGATCACTCTGGCCACGGCGTTGTTGCATGGTCCGCGGCTGTTGATTCTGGACGAGCCGTTCGAGGCGGTGGATCCGGTGTCGGCGGCGACGATCCGGACGATTCTGCAGCGGTTCGTGGCGGGTGGTGGTTCGGTGATCTTCTCGAGTCATGTGATGGCTGTGGTGGAGCGGTTGTGTGATCACGTCGCGGTGATCGCGAAGGGGAGGGTGGAGGCGGCTGGTTCGGTGGACGAGGTGCGGGGCGGGCGGTCTCTGGATGAGGCGTTCGTGCATATCGTCGGGGCTCACACCGGTGGTGGGGAGGGGCTGTCGTGGTTGGCGTCCTGA
- a CDS encoding methyltransferase translates to MSTPFSELDPSAAIEIRGRAVRIDEARRLIEAHPQVAAARLEVRRSPSGVSAADRLVAHVVPDGPLADRRTPEAEVKRVRDWKAIYEWVYGEMPEAGGLGDDFVGWHSSYDGKPIEREQMREWRDATVRRVLSLRPRRVLEIGVGTGLLMANIAPHVESYTATDFSPTAIDRLRNKLAEVEWGDRVELLVGRADELSGLPTSHYDVVVCNSVVQYFPNAGYLADMVTAALGMARPGGAVFIGDVRNLRTLPAFRTAVLAPELPADPVQARAAVELSTYTERELAVDPDLFAAVLDSFPGGGTLDLRIKRAVHHNELSRHRYDAVLHRAPLTGEPAVGADTVELAWGDHVADLSALETALAAEPGRPVRVTGVPNVRLRHETEAARLLEALAGRERIAAELARKPAALDAPDPEAPDPEEFHALADRLGRIAVLTWAASGAPDLLDVLLLPGGPDGPVGPVAAYRPAGPLTGDLSRYANDPSRSVAATAFVTALRSDLAATMPPESLPDAFIAQLDSGE, encoded by the coding sequence ATGTCGACACCATTCTCGGAACTCGACCCGTCGGCGGCGATCGAGATCCGGGGCCGCGCGGTCCGGATCGACGAGGCGCGGCGACTCATCGAGGCCCACCCGCAGGTGGCCGCGGCACGGCTGGAGGTGCGCCGCTCCCCGTCCGGGGTCAGCGCGGCGGACCGGCTGGTCGCCCACGTCGTCCCGGACGGTCCGCTGGCCGACAGGCGCACGCCGGAAGCCGAGGTCAAGCGGGTTCGCGACTGGAAGGCGATCTACGAGTGGGTGTACGGCGAGATGCCGGAGGCCGGCGGCCTGGGCGACGACTTCGTCGGCTGGCACAGCAGCTACGACGGCAAGCCGATCGAGCGGGAGCAGATGCGTGAGTGGCGGGACGCGACCGTGCGTCGCGTCCTGTCGCTGCGCCCGCGCCGGGTCCTGGAGATCGGCGTCGGCACCGGACTGCTGATGGCCAACATCGCGCCGCACGTGGAGAGTTACACGGCCACCGACTTCTCCCCCACCGCGATCGACAGACTCAGGAACAAACTGGCCGAGGTCGAGTGGGGGGACCGGGTCGAACTGCTGGTGGGCCGGGCCGACGAGCTGTCCGGCCTGCCGACGTCCCACTACGACGTGGTGGTCTGCAACTCGGTCGTGCAGTACTTCCCCAACGCCGGCTACCTCGCCGACATGGTGACCGCCGCCCTCGGCATGGCCCGCCCTGGCGGCGCCGTCTTCATCGGGGACGTGCGCAACCTGCGTACGCTGCCGGCGTTCCGCACCGCGGTGCTGGCACCCGAGCTGCCGGCCGATCCGGTGCAGGCGCGGGCCGCGGTGGAGCTGAGCACGTACACCGAACGTGAACTGGCCGTCGATCCGGACCTGTTCGCGGCCGTACTGGACAGTTTCCCGGGCGGCGGCACGCTCGACCTCCGGATCAAGCGGGCCGTCCACCACAACGAACTGAGCCGCCACCGCTACGACGCGGTGCTCCACCGCGCGCCGCTCACCGGTGAGCCGGCGGTCGGCGCCGACACGGTCGAGCTGGCCTGGGGCGATCACGTGGCGGACCTCTCGGCGCTGGAGACCGCGCTGGCCGCCGAGCCCGGCCGCCCGGTCCGGGTGACCGGGGTGCCGAACGTCCGGCTGAGGCACGAGACCGAGGCGGCCCGGCTGCTGGAGGCGCTGGCCGGTCGGGAGCGGATCGCCGCCGAACTGGCCCGGAAGCCGGCGGCGCTGGACGCCCCTGATCCCGAGGCCCCCGATCCGGAGGAGTTCCACGCGCTGGCCGACCGCCTGGGCCGTATCGCGGTGCTGACGTGGGCGGCGAGCGGCGCCCCGGACCTCCTCGACGTCCTGCTGCTGCCCGGCGGCCCTGACGGTCCGGTGGGTCCGGTGGCCGCCTACCGCCCCGCCGGGCCGCTGACCGGCGACCTGTCGCGGTACGCCAACGACCCGAGCCGGTCAGTGGCCGCCACCGCGTTCGTGACCGCGCTCCGCTCGGACCTCGCGGCCACGATGCCGCCCGAGTCACTCCCGGACGCTTTCATCGCCCAACTGGACTCCGGGGAGTAG
- a CDS encoding ABC transporter ATP-binding protein, with the protein MPQASREGRDSSSLATAAVVDTQSAMQLTGLFKQFGDHVAVDHIDLTVPRGSFFGLVGPNGAGKTTSLSMAVGLLRPDGGTVRIFGHDVWSDPVAAKSLIGVLPDGMALPDRLTGREVLTYLGLLRGMSRETVAARVQELLEVLELDSAESTMVVDYSTGMRKKVTLATALLHGPRLLILDEPFEAVDPVSAATIRTILQRFVAGGGSVIFSSHVMAVVERLCDHVAVIAKGRVEAAGSVDEVRGGRSLDEAFVHIVGAHTGGGEGLSWLAS; encoded by the coding sequence ATGCCGCAAGCTTCCCGAGAAGGCCGCGACTCCTCCAGCCTCGCCACGGCCGCCGTGGTCGACACCCAGTCCGCGATGCAACTGACCGGTCTTTTCAAGCAGTTCGGTGATCATGTTGCGGTGGATCACATTGATCTGACGGTTCCGCGTGGTTCGTTCTTCGGTTTGGTGGGTCCGAACGGTGCGGGGAAGACGACGTCGTTGTCGATGGCTGTCGGGTTGTTGCGTCCTGATGGTGGGACGGTGCGGATTTTCGGTCACGATGTGTGGAGTGATCCGGTCGCGGCGAAGTCGTTGATCGGTGTGCTTCCTGACGGTATGGCGTTGCCGGACCGGTTGACGGGGCGTGAGGTGCTGACGTATCTGGGGTTGTTGCGTGGTATGTCGCGTGAGACGGTCGCGGCGCGTGTCCAGGAGTTGCTGGAGGTGCTGGAGCTGGATTCGGCGGAGTCGACGATGGTGGTGGACTACTCGACGGGTATGCGGAAGAAGGTCACTCTGGCCACGGCGTTGTTGCATGGTCCTCGGCTGTTGATTCTGGACGAGCCGTTCGAGGCGGTGGATCCGGTGTCGGCGGCGACGATCCGTACGATTCTGCAGCGGTTCGTGGCGGGTGGTGGTTCGGTGATCTTCTCGAGTCATGTGATGGCTGTGGTGGAGCGGTTGTGTGATCACGTCGCGGTGATCGCGAAGGGGAGGGTGGAGGCGGCTGGTTCGGTGGACGAGGTGCGGGGCGGGCGGTCTCTGGATGAGGCGTTCGTGCATATCGTCGGGGCTCACACCGGTGGTGGGGAGGGGCTGTCGTGGTTGGCGTCCTGA
- a CDS encoding FAD-binding oxidoreductase has translation MESTAQSGTVTERIRVGKDDFRYTDLTRGCNQRFIGRPDYVYMVNCTEETVSAVQAGVDAGARIAVRSGGHCQEQLVDSPEVGALIDMSAMRGIGFDAERRAFMVEPGVQLGELYRTLFKRWGVTVPGGSCPSVGVGGHVVGGAYGPLSRRLGYVVDYLCAVEVVVVDADGTARAVVASNAPDDPNRDLWWAHTGGGGGNFGVVTRYWLRSPDALGDDPRELLPRPPHSVHLRYVAWPWATLSEADFVRLIKNHVGWYERNSGPGSPGLALYSGMLLTHKSAGGVVVNIQMDATEPGAEQVLAEYLEALAEGMETPQVMLQEHHAMPWFRASLWSVLYTSAGLETQRSKIKAADMRTCYSDEQLSTCYRWLTSDDYDNPSGSLMLVGCGGKANTVPPDATAIPQRSSILKLVYSTSWTNPADDDKHLAWIRAWYGEVHKATGGVPVPDDVMDGTYINNPDTDLLDPRWNSSGVPWHTFYYKDNYPRLRRIKARWDPRGVFTHALSIEPADV, from the coding sequence ATGGAATCGACCGCACAATCAGGAACGGTGACCGAACGGATCCGGGTCGGAAAGGACGACTTCCGTTACACGGATCTCACCCGGGGCTGTAATCAGCGTTTCATCGGCCGGCCCGATTACGTATACATGGTCAACTGCACCGAGGAAACCGTGAGCGCCGTTCAGGCGGGCGTGGACGCGGGCGCGCGGATCGCGGTGCGCAGCGGCGGGCACTGCCAGGAGCAGTTGGTGGACAGCCCCGAGGTCGGGGCGCTGATCGACATGTCGGCGATGCGGGGGATCGGGTTCGACGCCGAGCGCCGGGCGTTCATGGTCGAACCCGGCGTGCAGTTGGGCGAGTTGTACCGGACGCTGTTCAAGCGGTGGGGGGTGACCGTACCGGGCGGCTCCTGTCCGTCGGTGGGCGTCGGCGGGCATGTGGTGGGCGGCGCGTACGGGCCGCTGTCGCGTCGGCTGGGCTATGTGGTCGACTACTTGTGCGCGGTGGAGGTGGTGGTGGTCGACGCCGACGGCACCGCCCGCGCGGTGGTCGCCAGCAACGCGCCGGATGACCCGAACCGCGATCTGTGGTGGGCGCACACCGGTGGTGGCGGCGGCAACTTCGGCGTGGTGACCCGCTACTGGCTGCGCTCCCCCGACGCCCTCGGTGACGACCCGCGCGAACTGCTCCCCCGCCCGCCGCACTCGGTGCACCTGCGGTACGTGGCATGGCCGTGGGCGACCCTGAGCGAGGCGGACTTCGTCCGGCTGATCAAGAACCACGTCGGCTGGTACGAGCGCAACAGCGGCCCCGGCTCACCGGGCCTGGCCCTGTACAGCGGCATGCTGCTGACGCACAAGTCGGCGGGCGGTGTGGTGGTGAACATCCAGATGGACGCCACCGAGCCCGGTGCCGAGCAGGTGCTCGCGGAGTACCTGGAAGCGCTGGCCGAGGGCATGGAGACGCCGCAGGTGATGCTCCAGGAGCACCACGCCATGCCCTGGTTCCGGGCGTCGCTGTGGAGCGTGCTGTACACCAGCGCCGGTCTGGAGACGCAGCGTTCGAAGATCAAGGCGGCCGACATGCGGACCTGCTACTCGGACGAGCAACTGTCCACCTGCTACCGCTGGCTGACCAGCGACGACTACGACAATCCCAGCGGCTCACTGATGCTCGTCGGCTGCGGCGGCAAGGCCAACACGGTGCCGCCGGACGCGACGGCGATCCCCCAGCGGTCCTCGATCCTGAAGCTGGTGTACTCCACGAGCTGGACGAACCCCGCCGACGACGACAAGCACCTGGCCTGGATCCGCGCGTGGTACGGCGAGGTGCACAAGGCGACCGGCGGGGTGCCGGTCCCGGACGACGTCATGGACGGTACGTACATCAACAACCCGGACACCGATCTGCTGGATCCCCGTTGGAACTCCTCCGGCGTGCCGTGGCACACGTTCTACTACAAGGACAACTACCCGCGCCTGCGCCGGATCAAGGCCCGGTGGGATCCGCGCGGCGTGTTCACCCACGCCCTGTCCATCGAGCCTGCCGACGTCTGA